One window from the genome of Nicotiana sylvestris chromosome 9, ASM39365v2, whole genome shotgun sequence encodes:
- the LOC104220824 gene encoding calcium-dependent protein kinase 21-like translates to MGGCFSKKYRQEGANGGYRATRRNVNQEYQKPPQHQPERPYQPQPQPQPQPQPQPRPQPQAHTVTAQPAQTQDQMQGPHLNNILGKPFEDIRKQYTLGKELGRGQFGVTYHCTENSTGNPYACKSILKRKLVRKNDREDIKREIQIMQHLSGQPNIVEFKGAYEDRHSVHLVMELCAGGELFDRIIARGYYSEKDAAEIIRQIANVVNICHFMGVMHRDLKPENFLLTSKDENAKLKATDFGLSVFIEEGKVYRDIVGSAYYVAPEVLRRSYGKEADVWSAGVILYILLSGVPPFWAETEKGIFNAILKGEIDFQSDPWPSISNSAKDLIRKMLTQEPRKRMTSAQVLEHPWLRMGEASDKPIDSAVLSRMKQFRAMNKLKKLALKVIAENLSEEEIKGLKAMFANIDTDNSGTITYEELKSGLARLGSKLTETEVKQLMEAADVDGNGTIDYIEFITATMHRHRLERDEHLFKAFQYFDKDHSGFITRDELESAMKEYGMGDEATIKEIIAEVDTDNDGRINYEEFCAMMRSGTQPQPKLF, encoded by the exons ATGGGTGGTTGTTTTAGCAAGAAGTATAGACAAGAAGGTGCTAATGGGGGGTATAGGGCAACAAGAAGAAATGTTAATCAAGAATATCAGAAGCCACCACAACATCAACCAGAAAGGCCATATCAGCCACAGCCACAGCCTCAACCTCAGCCTCAGCCTCAGCCACGCCCACAGCCACAAGCACATACTGTTACCGCGCAGCCGGCACAAACCCAAGATCAAATGCAAGGACCCCATTTGAATAACATATTAGGAAAGCCTTTTGAAGATATTAGGAAGCAATATACACTTGGGAAAGAATTAGGTAGGGGTCAGTTTGGAGTGACATATCATTGTACTGAGAATTCCACGGGGAACCCTTATGCTTGTAAGTCTATATTGAAAAGGAAGCTTGTGCGTAAGAATGATAGGGAGGATATCAAGAGGGAAATTCAAATTATGCAGCATTTAAGTGGCCAGCCAAATATCGTGGAATTTAAAGGCGCGTATGAGGATAGGCATTCAGTGCACCTCGTGATGGAACTTTGTGCTGGAGGAGAGTTGTTTGATAGGATTATTGCTCGGGGATATTATTCGGAGAAGGATGCTGCTGAGATTATTAGACAGATTGCAAATGTTGTTAACATTTGCCATTTCATGGGTGTTATGCATAGGGATCTTAAGCCAGAGAATTTCTTACTGACTAGTAAGGATGAAAATGCAAAGCTCAAGGCAACCGATTTTGGACTTTCTGTCTTCATTGAAGAAG GGAAGGTGTACCGGGATATAGTTGGTAGTGCATATTATGTTGCCCCTGAAGTATTGCGGCGTAGTTATGGGAAGGAAGCAGATGTATGGAGTGCAGGtgttattttgtatattctactcagCGGCGTGCCTCCATTTTGGGCTG AAACTGAAAAGGGAATATTTAATGCCATACTAAAAGGAGAAATTGACTTTCAAAGTGATCCATGGCCATCCATATCAAATAGTGCCAAGGACCTTATAAGAAAAATGCTGACGCAGGAGCCAAGGAAGAGAATGACTTCAGCACAAGTTCTTG AACATCCATGGCTTCGAATGGGAGAAGCATCAGACAAGCCAATAGACAGTGCAGTGCTGTCCAGAATGAAACAGTTCAGAGCAATGAACAAGCTCAAGAAACTTGCATTGAAG GTCATTGCGGAAAATTTATCTGAAGAAGAAATTAAGGGTCTAAAAGCTATGTTTGCGAACATTGATACAGACAATAGTGGCACAATCACTTATGAAGAATTGAAGTCGGGATTGGCTCGGCTTGGATCAAAGCTAACAGAGACCGAAGTCAAGCAACTCATGGAAGCT GCTGATGTGGATGGAAATGGAACAATCGACTACATCGAGTTTATTACTGCAACAATGCATAGACATCGGCTTGAAAGGGATGAGCATCTCTTTAAAGCATTTCAGTATTTCGACAAGGACCACAGTGG CTTTATCACGAGAGATGAACTGGAAAGCGCCATGAAGGAGTACGGTATGGGCGATGAGGCGACCATAAAGGAAATAATTGCAGAGGTGGACACTGATAAT GATGGTAGGATCAATTATGAGGAGTTCTGTGCTATGATGAGAAGTGGAACACAACCACAGCCGAAGCTTTTCTAG